The genomic stretch CCAGGCCGGGTGCGTGAGGTGCGCAGCGCCTGGGAGGGCCTGGTGGAGCTGCGCCGGATGACCAATCCGGACGGGGCCACGGACCGGCCGTGCGGCTGGGAGCGTACGCATCTGGTGCAGGCCGCGGCCCTGGCGCTGGAGGCAGCCGGACATCCGCCCGCCGGGCCCGACGGCGACGGGTATCGGGTGCGCGCGACCCCGCAGCCGGAGGCTGTCGCCGTCCACGTGCCCGGTACGGATGCGTTGCGCGGCTGCGCGGTGACCCTGGAGAAGGCGGGGTGGCAGGTGGGCGAGCACTCCGAGCCCCGAACACGTGAGCGCTATCTCCTGGCTTCTCCGCGACGGATGTAGAGGGCACATGTCAGGATCGGAGCGACCGAGAAGCATGGCACGCGAAAGGGAAGCCGTGACCGAGCCGTTTTCCGTACCGGTGACCGTCCGTGGATACGAGACGGATGTGCAGGGGCACCTCAACCAGGCCGTCTACCTCAACTACGCGGAGCACGCACGCTGGTCGCTGCTGCGGGCCGCGGGTATCACCCAGGCCGGGCTGATCGGCAAGGGCGTGGGCCCGGTCGCCCTGGAGACGACGATCCGCTACCGGCGCGAACTGCTCGCCGGTGACGAGGTCGAGGTGACCTGCGCCTTCGACTGGAGCGGGGGCAAGACGTTCCGCATGGAGCAGACGATCCGCAAGGCGGACGGGACCGTGGCGGCCGAGATCACTGCGGTCGGCGGGCTGTTGGACCTCACGGCACGCAAGCTGATCGCCGATCCGCAGGACTACTTCAAGGAGTTGGCGACCGACCCGAGCCTGTTCGGGCTCTGATCCGCCGTAATCGACGTATCCCCCGCGATCGACGTATCCCGCGGGAGTGTCACCGTCACCGTCAGGCCCCCGACCTCTCGGGGCACCGCGGACACCTCCCCGTGGTGGGCGTGGGCGATGGCCCGCACGATGGACAGGCCGAGGCCCGCGCCCTTGCCGGTGACCACCCGGTCGGCGCCCAGCCGCCGGAACGGCTCGAAGAGGAACGGCACTTCGTACGGCGGCACCGGCGGCCCGGTGTTGCTGACCTCCAGCTCCACCCGTTCCGCGTCCGGTGCCCGGGTCACCACCCGGACCCAGCCGCCGTCGCCGCTGTTGTGCCGTACGCCGTTCTCGACGAGGTTGTGCACCAGCCGCTCCAGCAGCAGCGCGTCGCCGAGCGTGGTCGCCTCGGCGGACTCGTCGTGCACGGCGGTCCCGGCCAGGTCCGCCTCCGCCGCGCCCTGGTCCACCACATGGGCCACCACGTCCGCCAGGTCCACGGGCAGCCGCTCGGCGATCTCGTGCTCGGAGCGCGCGAGCAGCAGCAGACCGCTGATCAGCCGTTCGTGCCGGGCGTTGATCTCCAGCAGGTTCTCGCCGAGTTGCTGCACGTCCGCCGAGGCCGTGGGCCGGTGCATGGCCATCTCGACCAGGGCGCGGCCCAGGGTCAGGGGTGTGCGCAGTTCGTGCGAGGCGTTGGCGACGAAGCGGCGCTGCCCGTCGAAGGAGCGGTCGAGCCGTTCCACCATCGTGTCGAAGGTGTCGGCGAGATCCTTGACCTCGTCGTCGGGGCCGCGCAGCGCGATGCGTTCGTGCAGTCCGCGGTCTGCGGCGGGGGCGCCGGCGATCCGGCGCGCGGTGTCGGTGACCCGGTGCAGCGGCGCCAGGACCCGCCCGGCGAGCAGCCAGCCGAGCCCGGCCGCCGCGCAGCCGGCGACACCGAGCGCGATGCCGCCCTGGGTGAGCAGGGAGGTGGTGGCCTCGTCGCGCCAATGGTCGCGCTGCTTCTCCATCCACTGGTCCAGGTCGACGCCGGGCGGTGGGGTGGTCAGGCCGGGCCCTCCGCCGACCACCGTGCGGGCCTCCTCCTGAGGGGCGTCACTCGGGGACCGGGGCGCGTCGCTCGAGGACGGCGTGGGGTCCCCGGTCGGGTGCGTCCGGGACACCACCTTCGTGCTCGCGCCGCCCAGTTGCTGGCCGAGGAGCGCGTAGGTGACGCCGAGAAGAACCACACCACCGACCAGGAACAGGCCGCCGTAGGTCAGGGTGAGGCGGGCCCGCAGGGAGATACGGCGCGGGCGGCTCACGGGATGCGGTACCCGACGCCGGTCACGGTCTGCACCACCGGTGGATCGCCCAGCTTGCGGCGGAGTTTGAGGACCGCGAGCCGGACCGCGCCGGTGAACGGGTCGGCGTTCTCGTCCCACGCCTTCTCCAGCAACTGTTCCGCCGAGACGGCGGCCCCGTCGGCCCGCAGCAGCTCCGCCAGCACGGCGAACTCCTTCTTGGACAGCGGGACATAGCGACTGTCCCGGAAGACCTCTCCGCGGGCCGGGTCGAGAGTGAGCCCGGCCCGGCACAGTACGGGCGGCGCGGCGGGCCGGGAGCGGCGGCCGAGCGC from Streptomyces davaonensis JCM 4913 encodes the following:
- a CDS encoding acyl-CoA thioesterase; the protein is MTEPFSVPVTVRGYETDVQGHLNQAVYLNYAEHARWSLLRAAGITQAGLIGKGVGPVALETTIRYRRELLAGDEVEVTCAFDWSGGKTFRMEQTIRKADGTVAAEITAVGGLLDLTARKLIADPQDYFKELATDPSLFGL
- a CDS encoding sensor histidine kinase, giving the protein MSRPRRISLRARLTLTYGGLFLVGGVVLLGVTYALLGQQLGGASTKVVSRTHPTGDPTPSSSDAPRSPSDAPQEEARTVVGGGPGLTTPPPGVDLDQWMEKQRDHWRDEATTSLLTQGGIALGVAGCAAAGLGWLLAGRVLAPLHRVTDTARRIAGAPAADRGLHERIALRGPDDEVKDLADTFDTMVERLDRSFDGQRRFVANASHELRTPLTLGRALVEMAMHRPTASADVQQLGENLLEINARHERLISGLLLLARSEHEIAERLPVDLADVVAHVVDQGAAEADLAGTAVHDESAEATTLGDALLLERLVHNLVENGVRHNSGDGGWVRVVTRAPDAERVELEVSNTGPPVPPYEVPFLFEPFRRLGADRVVTGKGAGLGLSIVRAIAHAHHGEVSAVPREVGGLTVTVTLPRDTSIAGDTSITADQSPNRLGSVANSLK